From the genome of Oryza glaberrima chromosome 1, OglaRS2, whole genome shotgun sequence:
aaaggagggatggCTTTATTCACTTTATTTTTGACAATTCGATTGTGCCTGTTGCAGCTAGAATAGTTATGACTGAGAGGAAAGATTCTGGACCAGTAAGGCCTTGCCACATCAGAGAAGCCTACAGAAGATTGAAACTTGAAGGGAAGATCCCACGGCGGACTGTTCCCAGGCTCTTCCGTTAGAATTGAAGCATCTCTGTTGATCCCAGTCGACACTGAGATGGTCCTTTCTGCGGTCAGATGCGCGGAAAGAGAGAATGACATGAGATGTATTTCTTCAGCTTTGTGAAATTGTTACTGTGATTTCTGTCGCAGCAAGGGAACCAGAGCAAACAGTACGTACAAGCTGAAGTACTACGGTACTACTAGCCGTGGaaaattctatgtataaagtATTGGCCGTAGGCTGTGAATTTTCAGGCTTATGAATAGTTGAACTGTGTACTATGCTGTTTGGAGTATGCGCTGAATCTGATTATATGCTTGTCTGCAATTAAATGCGACCCTCGTTTTAACCCAAACGAAGTGTCTTTCTGCTATTTTTATACGTAGAACTCTTGCCGTTGTAACTAATCGATTTTTTTAACGAAGTGTCTTTCTGCTATTTCAAGATCGGATGCTATGCAGGATCTTATgtcctgcaggctgcagcttcGGCGGGAGCATTTACGCCGGCATTGTGTTCCTTGAGCATTGTGTGTATTGGTATTGTCGATGATTCTGACATTAGGCAATTGTTTATGGGGATCTCAtcctttcttatttttcttcGTTTCATTTTTGGAAGTGGCTGGCTGCATCTAGTTACTTGACATCACTGGTACATCTTGATCATGTCTTCTTTCTATtgatgttttggtgttttttaattattttgagaACATTTTTTGGTTGAGACCCAggtcctgtttagttcacactgaacttctcccaactttccatcacatctcatccaaaatttttctacttACATAAaatcctaacttttttttctcaaactaccaactttccctaaacttctctctaatttcagaaactaaacacagccttggtttagttctcaacgttttcttcgaacttccaacttttccatcacatcaaaatttttctacatacataaactttcaacttttccgtcacatcgttccaatttcaatcaaactttcaattttaacgtgaactaaacacaccagtTGTGTTTGTTTGTAGACCCTGGTACAGCTGCTGCATTCTTGGTTCAAACTATTGGAAGGGAAAAATGTCAAGCTGATGCAACGTTTGCTATATTTCGTTGTGATGAATTAGAGCAGCGAAAAGACCTTACTAACCTCCTCCTTGTCTTGTCCACTCCAGTCCACACAGCCACTCGATCGTTATCCCTTGTCCGTCTTGCCTTGCCTTGTCGTAAGCTAGGCAATGGctatgccgctgccgccgccgccgccgcctcgtcctcctcttGGACGGGGACGGCTCGTCGGAGTAGGACCAGCTCCAGCACCAGCAACGGCCTCCCAATCCAACCGCCCAGTTTCCCCCCTGCAGCTGCCTCGCTGCCGCTGCCATCGCTCGGAGGGACCttggaggacgacggcggcggcgaacgggaggaggcggtggtggtccGACGAGGAcatggaggaagaggacgacgaggagggatACGGatacgacgacggcggcgcgccagGCGGGTCAGCGCAGGAGCTGTTCGGCGAGCCATGGTTTTCCAAGCTCTTCCGTGCGTACGGCTacgtgctgccgctgctgctggcgTCCATGCTGGTGGCCACGGGACCCAGAGCTTTCCTCATGGCCATGGCGCTGCCGCTCGCCCAGTCCGCCATCTCCTGGGTCGTCTCCTTCTTCACCACCAGGAGTCGtcggcagcaggaggaggaggagtcgtaCGGATACGACTACGATGACGATCCCGCCTTCCAACGacgagaggaagacgacgacgacggcgactaCTATGATGCCGGGGCATGGCAATGGCGGAGCAGGAGCCACCAGCAATCGACCGAATCCGGCTCCGGTTTTGGAGGATGGGATGACCTCCTCTACGACgatgaggagaagaaggagcAGGAGAGCTCAGGGAAGAAGAGGACGCCACCGGAGCCcgacacggcggcggctgctgccgcCTCCGATCTGGGACTGGGATTGCGGGCGAGGAGAGGTCCACGACGCAGCAATGGCGGCATGTCGCgaggaagaagcagcagcagcatgaggTATAACCAGGCGCCACTGCTGACGCGCCTTCTCGTGGCACTCTTCCCCTTCCTCGGCTCATGGTTCAGGATACTCTAAAtttgagaagaagaagaaaaactgaGAGATTTCAGCATTCAGAGTGGATTGATTCATCGTCAGTTCGTCAGACTCTTATCACAATTTCCTTCTCCCGGTCAGGTGCACTTTGCCTCTTTTTTGTCTTGGTCATGTTCACCTGacagtcacaactcacaactgcaaatcaaaacaaaaaaaaaattcacttgGTTTCTTCAGGAACCAAACCATGAAAATTGAGATGAAATTTCTGGCCTTGTTGTCTACTGATAGCAAGAAGCATCAGACGCTGATGTGGACAGGCAGAAGAACTgaccttcttctccttctccttctatTCCTTCGCCGTGCTGGCGCTGTTGTTCTGCCTACTCTTTGTCAGTACAGCAATAGTGCACTACAGGTACATATGTGGTGCACTACAGCTCGTCAAGCTggaatgacaaaaaaaaaaagcgtgaACTTTAGAGGGGCATAAGAAAGTCTAACATTTTTTTGCTGTACAAAGCAGAAGGCAATCAATCAGGCAGCTCACCTGATTTCTCCTACGCTAATCAGGTCCAGTGATTTGGAGAATTTCCTGGCAGCAACAAGCCAGCAACTCGGCGGAATTTTAGGAGATAATTCTCGCTGATTAGTTTACTCGTACTGATAATTCTCTGCGACGCAACGAGGGACTTACGAAGTGACCGGAGACACCATGGCCTTCCGTTCGCTGTTGTGCTCCCATGAGCAGAGAGAGACCGACCGGATACGGAAGAAGGACGAGAAGCATAGCAGAATTAATCGTGACGGACAACAAGCATCCGAAATTAGGAGTGCTGGCAGTGCATGAAAGCGGCAAGtttaatactagtagtactcgTTTCACGCCGCTCCCGCTTTATATGCACGGAAGGGGACAACCCGATCGATCGGAAACAGATCCTATGCGATTTTGCGGGGATGGTATGCAAGTCTAACATCCAACGAGCCCATATGTTAGTGATCCACATTAAAGAGGAAGAGACTCATCCTGATCGATCAGTGCTGAAAACAGAAGCATAAGTCCATCGGAAATCTCGGTAAGATATATGCCCGGCAGGCGAGGCCAGTGTGAAAACTAGGGTCGCCAAACGCCATGATGCCATATGCTTGCTTGTATGCCCAAGCAAAGCGGCTTGTACGACAGGCCGAGGGCAGCGTCGGGGGCAACCAAAACCTACCAACGGCCAACGCAACGCAAGCAGCACAGGAGAAGCAAGCACAAGACTCGACCGGCTCTGCCTACGCGACAGATATCCATACTCTTCCGGTCGGCTTCGCGTGCAAATATATGTCGCGAGCCAAGAACCAAAGCGCAAGCTGCCTTAGCTTCTCGTCTCCTTCCACCGCCGGCAACACGTCACACGTGCGCGCGGCGCATCCATAAGCGACTCGTACCCAGGGTTGGcaaatgcatttatttatttaaagaaaaaaatatatactcctactatagagtactccctccgttctaaaataagtgcagttttaacACTGTTTATGCTCAACGTTTGAcctttcatcttatttaaaaaataattatgattagtatttttattgttattaaatgataatacatgaatagtattttatgtgtgactaaaatttttaatattttttcataaaattttcaaataagacggacggtcaaaacACTGGACACGGATATCtatggttgcacttattttaggacagaggtagtacacAAGTCACTGGCAAGAGCAAAATATTCAAATACTCCATCTTTTtgtccaaagaaaaaaacattcagGTACAAAATTCAAACAGCTGGACATGAGACCGTAAACAGTCTGTAGTAAACATACAGACAGACAGACAATTGTGTTCCTGTTTATGGCTGCCATCGCCGCCAGTTCGCCACTCGTACCATGTCCGAACAACAAACCCTCAAATTCTCCGCCCCTAAACTAAATACGGAGTactcctccatcctaaaatattgcAAACTGGGTAAAGAGTAGTACAGGGTTTTccaaagaaaaggggaaaaaagagctACTTCACCAGCAATGGCCGGCGTTGCGTATGGAAAATCGTGGTCGCTGGCGTTTTTCAACCACGCTTTCCTCGCCCTCACGGCCCTCCCATACTCGCCCACATGTGACGTGCACATACATATACGCATCAGCACATGGATACATGATTGGAGAGTTTAATCATCGCCTCTTCCACAACAGTACTGTACACACAACTGATGGACGAAGGAAGAAGCCAAAGGAAATAGTGGTCAAGTTGATCACGCGAGATGCCGACACGTGTCCAATATTCGGTGTAATCGCACGGCTGATAGACGAGCCATGCCAAACTTCTGTAACAGATTCTTCCATCATATATGACGTAGAAGATCCTCGTTAGATATCTCAGCCCCCGTCCGTCCGGCATGCCGAACGTTTGTCAGCTCGTCACAAGGGACTACCGCACTTTGCAGGTGACCGCGACGCGCCAGGCCCATCGAAGCAGCCTCCATCAGCCCTGGCCCTGGCCCATACTGAATCCATTCAGAATCTCCTGCCTCATTGCGACTGCACAATGattctttcatatttttttaaccttttcagAATATTTTTGGTGTTCCGAAGACTTGCCCAACGTGAATGAatgggagaaagaagaagaaaaaaaatggtactaGTACTAATAGTAAAGAACTATGCACAAGAGTCACCGGGTAACCAttccaaccaaaccaaaccgcAAAAGCTCACAGGAAGGCGAGGCCGGCCGGGCCAACGGAGCCCACCCAAAAAATTACACCACAAAATGGCCTCTCGCGGGGAGAAAAACGCGGCACCAAGTTGTGCGCCGCTGCGACGACGTGCGAGCAGGTGGCCGGCTCTGACAAAACCCGaaagaaacgaaaaaaattcACCCCGGGGcatagtcgtcgtcgtcgtctcaaGCCACCACTTCCGCTGGGCCGGGCGCCTCGAGGAGGGTGTGTGAGGCAAACGCGTTACGCGTGCACCTCCTGCCCTCGGCAcatcctcctcttctttttcctctccatttacacaaaaaaacactcttcgccttcgccttcccTTTGGCTTGCCCTTACTTCTCCCCCCATCCACTTTGATTGCAATGGCCCAATCTCCATCCACTCCAATCTTATTGCTCCTTTCGCTTTGGGTGCCTCGCTTGACCTCCAGCTGCCGTCACTCCGAGTCACTGTCCATGCTCTCCATCCCTTTCAGCCCTCTACGCCTCTGCATAGTCAGAAACAGGAGTTTTCGGTTAGTGCCCGAGATTAAGCAGAAACCTTGATGGATGGAGATATTACTAGGTGATTAGGTGCATGTGCTGAGCCTAATTCTTGAGGAGAATCTAGCACCCTCAAGCACAACCTAACCATCAGGGGTTTTTAATAGCTGCCAGTCAGCTAAACAATACTAGTAGAGTTCATGTTACAAGATTCGAGCTGGCCTTGTTACTATTGGAAAATATATGCATGTTAGTATGTTACAGGAGCTCATTAAACTACAGCATGCTTGAATGCTCCTAATAACAAAGGGAATGAGTTGAAGACCCTATCACGGAAAAGGTGAAAAACAGACTAGTAGATCAAAAGACAGCACCACAATTTCTTTTCCAACCCTTTGtaccatttctttttcttctctttttcgaTGGTTATGATTCCAAGCTCTATCCAGACATTATCATGTGGTCCTAACAAAAGACACAGATACATGTCTCCACGTTGGCCCTTCCCTACTTGTCAGCGACGACGACTTGCATTCAAGCCTTCAAGGTCCGGAATAATCAAGTTGTCAACAATCTCGCACCCGCAGCTAAGCACTGAACTAACACCACCTAAGTAGTAATAATGCTACAGTTCTTTCTCATGCTTAGCTAAGGACGATAAGAGGCTGACAGCTGGGCCCCATACTGAAAGAGGCCAAgacttttttttgttctttctgCTATGACATGTGGCACACTCTggtttgttgtgagttgtgactgtAGTGTTCTTGAATGAGATTTGCCTGGGAAAGCACATGACAAATGTAGAAAGATGAACGAATGGATCCAACTAAACTTAGAACTAGAAGACTCCTTTAGGTAAGGGCAATAGAATGATCGTTCGCTTGCATCTCCACGTCCACAGCAATAAAGCTGAGCCAAATAAATCAGTGCCGTGCCGTCATCAATGAGGACACGGAGCATCACGAGTCATGGGCCCCATGTGAGTGAGAAGGGGCCAAACTAAAAGAAAAGGGCAAGTAATTCACCTACTCTTCGGCTTTATTTTTGCATTAGACCCAACCAATCTGGGACACTGATGCCCTAAATCTAGGTAATTTTCCTCTTCTTGTCTGTAAAAATACACAGAATGCATGAACTGAAAATGCCAGGTGCAGAGTGGAGTATACCTTCTTCACACATTTCTTCTCTCGCACCTCATACCGGCCTCTCGTCAAGTCTGAAAGCCACATCCCAGGGAATACATACTGCACATCACATCGGGGGCAACACGAGACACATGTTAGCTCTGTGATCAGAACAGATGCAAGAATGGATCGGAGCAGATAAGATCAGGCCGGTTTGCGGAGCAAAGATTGGCATACTTGGAGGGTCTTGTCCACGTTCTTGGCCCTCTTCTTGGGCCTCTGGGGCAGCTTGGTGCCCTTCATGATCAAGAAgtcgtcctccttctccttgcgCGACAGCGAGATGTAGATCCGGGGCAGCTCAAACCGCTCGGAGCCGAtcttctcgccggcgccggcgccgccgtttGCGGTCACCGACGagtcgtggtggtggtgatggtggttgTTCTTGGAATCCATGTGCAGCGCCGCGTCCAGGGCGGACTTGTGCGCCTTGTCCGGCGACCGCTTGTGCCCGCCGCCTGATCGCTCCTCCACGGCGGACCTGATCATACCACCAGAGAAAGAAAACAAGACGTTAATCATGGGGATTGTTGCAGGTGCTAGTGGTGGTGATGATGGACTTGGAGGTGGTTGGGAGGTTGAGAGAAAGGGTaaaggggaagaaggggtggGTAGGGTGGATTGGTTACTCACTAGTAGTACAACTGGTCTGCTGGAGACTCCTACCACAACAAGATGGATGCACTATG
Proteins encoded in this window:
- the LOC127786386 gene encoding uncharacterized protein LOC127786386 — its product is MAMPLPPPPPPRPPLGRGRLVGVGPAPAPATASQSNRPVSPLQLPRCRCHRSEGPWRTTAAANGRRRWWSDEDMEEEDDEEGYGYDDGGAPGGSAQELFGEPWFSKLFRAYGYVLPLLLASMLVATGPRAFLMAMALPLAQSAISWVVSFFTTRSRRQQEEEESYGYDYDDDPAFQRREEDDDDGDYYDAGAWQWRSRSHQQSTESGSGFGGWDDLLYDDEEKKEQESSGKKRTPPEPDTAAAAAASDLGLGLRARRGPRRSNGGMSRGRSSSSMRYNQAPLLTRLLVALFPFLGSWFRIL